From the genome of Pirellulales bacterium, one region includes:
- a CDS encoding CHAD domain-containing protein encodes MSRKRKWIAVDSPHEPVTRVACRALENRLISVWDYLPRAAKCADEDPEYVHQLRVSSRRAVAAVEMFEPYLPQRRTAWFKNQLKKVRQAAGEARDFDVLAVRLGKTLKDDADSAARHLLDWIAKCRRDAQPAIRKIHQRLRDRDYKRRVAKLLDKTRASRGDARAEPDFSQVARDAMRQTVDAFFAASHANLADTAKLHLFRISGKELRYAMEIFAGAFPSSFVEQLYPQVAELQEKLGEINDHVSALAHFQEWLPKSDCDDEQALLVRLAEAEAQMRDDRLTAFFQFWTADRNERLRYQFSRELGDGQIAIRPESLPVAESG; translated from the coding sequence ATGAGTCGCAAACGCAAGTGGATCGCCGTCGACTCGCCGCACGAGCCGGTCACCCGGGTCGCATGCCGGGCTCTCGAGAACCGGCTCATTTCCGTTTGGGATTACCTGCCGCGCGCTGCAAAATGCGCCGACGAAGACCCGGAGTACGTGCATCAATTGCGAGTGTCTAGCCGGCGCGCCGTGGCGGCGGTCGAAATGTTCGAGCCGTATTTGCCCCAGCGGCGGACGGCGTGGTTCAAGAATCAACTCAAGAAGGTTCGTCAAGCCGCGGGGGAAGCCCGCGACTTTGACGTGCTGGCGGTGCGCCTCGGAAAGACTCTCAAGGACGACGCCGACAGCGCGGCTCGGCATCTGCTGGATTGGATAGCTAAATGCCGCCGCGATGCGCAGCCAGCAATCCGCAAGATCCATCAGCGCCTGCGCGATCGGGACTACAAACGCCGCGTCGCAAAACTCTTGGACAAGACCCGCGCGAGCCGTGGCGATGCCCGCGCCGAACCGGACTTCAGCCAGGTGGCGCGCGATGCGATGCGGCAGACGGTAGACGCGTTCTTCGCGGCCTCGCACGCGAACCTGGCCGATACCGCGAAGCTGCACCTGTTTCGCATTTCCGGCAAGGAGTTGCGTTACGCCATGGAGATCTTCGCCGGCGCCTTCCCGTCGAGCTTCGTCGAGCAGCTCTATCCGCAGGTCGCGGAGCTGCAAGAGAAGTTGGGCGAAATCAACGACCACGTCTCGGCGCTAGCCCATTTCCAAGAGTGGCTGCCGAAATCCGATTGCGACGACGAGCAAGCACTCTTAGTGCGGCTGGCTGAAGCCGAGGCGCAAATGCGCGACGATCGTCTCACGGCATTTTTCCAGTTTTGGACCGCCGATCGCAACGAGCGACTGCGCTATCAATTCTCGCGCGAATTGGGCGACGGCCAGATCGCGATCAGGCCGGAGTCGTTGCCAGTGGCCGAGAGCGGTTGA
- a CDS encoding polysaccharide biosynthesis/export family protein: MQNRSLRIRLMLIAFLAGGLANGCRFIGDRPAEAPLPSAPAGPPLAPIASEQNKVSLPPYIIEPPDILEVDAIKVVPKAPYKIEALDYLGINVNGTLRDEPITGTYAVEPGGTVNLGPAYGRAKVEGLTLEEAAEAIYRVLSRVLKQPEVSVTLAASSGQQQIAGEHRVGPDGTVNLGTYGTVYVTGMTVEEAKKAIETHLAEFLDTPEVSVDVFNYASKVYYIVGQGAGFGDSLVRVQITGNETVLDAISQTGGLTRLASKKIWIARPAPGGAGCDQILPVHWDEITRGASTATNYQILPGDRIYISEDKLIALDSMMGKIISPFERLFGFTTLGVQTVEEVKHPGLSNNGGVF; encoded by the coding sequence ATGCAGAATCGCTCGCTGCGCATCCGCTTGATGCTGATAGCCTTTCTAGCCGGCGGGCTGGCGAACGGTTGCCGATTCATCGGTGATCGTCCAGCCGAGGCGCCTCTCCCGTCCGCTCCAGCAGGCCCTCCTTTGGCCCCGATCGCCTCGGAGCAAAATAAAGTTTCGTTGCCGCCGTATATCATCGAACCCCCGGATATTCTGGAGGTCGATGCGATCAAGGTCGTACCGAAGGCGCCGTATAAGATCGAAGCGCTCGACTATTTGGGAATCAACGTCAACGGCACCCTGCGCGACGAACCGATCACGGGGACGTATGCCGTCGAACCGGGAGGAACCGTCAATCTCGGGCCAGCGTATGGCCGGGCGAAAGTCGAGGGCCTGACGCTCGAGGAGGCGGCCGAGGCGATTTACAGGGTGTTGAGCCGCGTGCTCAAACAACCGGAAGTTTCAGTCACTTTGGCGGCTTCGTCGGGCCAGCAGCAAATTGCCGGCGAGCATCGCGTTGGTCCCGACGGGACTGTCAATCTGGGAACTTATGGAACGGTTTACGTGACTGGCATGACGGTCGAGGAGGCCAAGAAGGCGATCGAGACACATCTGGCCGAATTCCTCGACACACCCGAGGTGTCGGTCGACGTCTTCAATTATGCCAGCAAGGTCTATTACATCGTGGGCCAAGGGGCCGGCTTCGGCGACAGCCTGGTGCGGGTGCAGATCACCGGCAATGAAACGGTGCTGGATGCCATCTCGCAGACCGGCGGTCTAACTCGACTGGCGAGCAAGAAGATTTGGATTGCTCGGCCTGCCCCCGGCGGCGCCGGATGCGACCAGATTCTGCCGGTGCATTGGGACGAAATCACCCGCGGGGCCTCGACGGCGACGAACTACCAGATTCTGCCCGGCGATCGGATCTACATCTCAGAAGACAAGCTGATCGCCCTCGATTCAATGATGGGCAAGATCATTTCGCCCTTTGAGCGACTCTTCGGTTTCACGACGTTGGGAGTGCAGACGGTCGAGGAAGTCAAGCATCCGGGGCTCAGCAACAACGGCGGCGTGTTTTAA
- a CDS encoding glycoside hydrolase family 15 protein, producing the protein MPLPIEDYALIGDLETAALVGKDGSIDWLCVPRFDSGACFAALLGTPEQGRWLIGPAGEVRRVRRRYRPGTLILETEFETDEGTATLIDFMPPRREEPDLVRIVEGKRGQVKMRVDITIRFDYGSVIPWVRKASKGLRAIAGANSLRLRTPVPLHGEGFHTVGEFTVGKGEQVPFTLAWRPSHRHLGRLPPAEKELEATEKWWKEWSNHCTYRGRWREAVVRSLITLKALIYEPTGGVVAAPTTSLPEKLGGFRNWDYRFCWLRDATFTLYALITGGYHEEACRWRDWLLRAVAGEPAKLQILYGLSGERLIPEWEVDWLSGYEGSKPVRIGNAASSQLQLDVYGEVMDSFESARRRADKTDEIGRRFQAALLDFLEGAWQRPDRGIWESRGEPQHYVHSKVMAWVAFDRAVKAVDCSHIEGPVERWRQLRSDIREEICTKGFDAKRNSFVHYYGADKLDAALLLIPLVGFLPAKDPMMLGTVHAIEQELLRDGLVWRYVRVAESGGLADAEGAFLACCFWYVDNLALQGKRAEAVRHFERLIGLANDVGLLSEEYDPTAGRLVGNFPQAFSHVALINSARNLSGGGGPAEERQTE; encoded by the coding sequence ATGCCATTACCGATTGAAGATTACGCACTCATTGGCGATTTGGAAACGGCCGCTCTAGTCGGCAAGGATGGCTCGATCGATTGGCTTTGCGTTCCCCGCTTCGATTCGGGGGCCTGTTTTGCGGCGCTCTTGGGAACGCCTGAGCAGGGGCGGTGGCTGATCGGGCCGGCTGGTGAAGTGCGCCGCGTTCGGAGACGGTATCGCCCGGGCACGCTTATCTTGGAGACTGAATTCGAGACCGACGAAGGGACCGCGACGCTCATCGATTTCATGCCCCCGCGACGCGAGGAGCCGGATTTAGTGCGCATCGTCGAGGGGAAACGTGGCCAGGTTAAGATGCGCGTCGATATCACCATCCGATTCGATTACGGCTCGGTGATCCCTTGGGTGCGAAAGGCGTCCAAAGGATTGCGAGCGATCGCCGGAGCGAACAGCTTGCGTCTGAGAACACCGGTGCCGCTGCACGGCGAGGGTTTTCACACGGTAGGCGAGTTCACCGTCGGCAAGGGAGAGCAAGTGCCGTTCACGCTCGCCTGGCGCCCTTCGCATCGCCATCTCGGGCGTCTACCACCCGCCGAAAAGGAACTTGAAGCGACCGAGAAATGGTGGAAAGAATGGTCGAATCACTGCACCTATCGCGGCCGCTGGCGCGAGGCGGTTGTCCGATCGCTGATCACGCTGAAGGCCCTGATCTACGAGCCGACGGGCGGGGTCGTCGCCGCGCCAACGACTTCGCTGCCGGAAAAACTCGGCGGATTTCGCAATTGGGATTATCGCTTCTGCTGGCTGCGCGACGCGACGTTCACGCTCTACGCCCTCATAACCGGCGGATACCACGAAGAGGCCTGCCGTTGGCGCGATTGGTTGCTTCGGGCCGTTGCCGGCGAACCTGCCAAACTGCAGATTCTGTACGGCCTCTCCGGCGAGCGCCTGATTCCCGAGTGGGAGGTCGATTGGCTCTCCGGCTATGAAGGATCGAAGCCCGTTCGGATTGGGAATGCCGCATCGTCGCAGCTTCAACTCGACGTTTACGGAGAAGTAATGGATTCGTTCGAATCCGCGCGGCGCCGCGCGGACAAGACGGACGAAATTGGCCGCAGATTTCAGGCGGCGTTGCTCGATTTCCTCGAAGGGGCCTGGCAGCGGCCCGATCGCGGAATCTGGGAATCGCGCGGCGAGCCGCAGCACTACGTGCATTCGAAGGTGATGGCCTGGGTCGCCTTCGACCGAGCCGTAAAGGCCGTGGATTGCAGCCACATCGAGGGTCCCGTCGAACGTTGGCGGCAACTGCGATCCGACATTCGCGAAGAAATCTGCACGAAAGGTTTCGACGCGAAGCGAAACTCGTTCGTGCACTATTACGGCGCCGATAAGCTCGACGCCGCGCTGCTCTTGATTCCGTTGGTCGGATTCTTGCCCGCGAAAGACCCGATGATGCTCGGCACGGTCCATGCGATCGAGCAAGAACTATTGCGCGACGGTTTGGTATGGCGATACGTACGAGTCGCGGAATCCGGCGGCCTAGCTGACGCGGAAGGGGCATTCTTGGCCTGCTGCTTTTGGTACGTTGACAACCTGGCTCTACAGGGAAAACGCGCTGAGGCAGTGCGGCATTTCGAGCGCCTCATCGGCTTGGCCAACGACGTCGGCCTGCTGTCGGAAGAATATGATCCCACCGCCGGGCGTCTTGTCGGCAATTTCCCGCAAGCATTTTCCCACGTCGCGCTTATCAACTCGGCACGAAATCTGTCGGGCGGTGGAGGCCCGGCAGAAGAGCGGCAAACTGAATAA
- a CDS encoding error-prone DNA polymerase, giving the protein MPDQPPSSKRPPIVAAPTPRGGAVRYAELHCKTNFSFLEGASHPDELVLRAAELGYTALAITDRHSLAGVVRAHEAAKQAGLKLLIGAEIAPTDAPAVVLWATDRASYGRLAQLITRGCRRSEKGKCQVTLADVADHAAGLLAGVLLTSMAQSLPLPLGEGRGEGEAISIAASPHPKPLPLGEGTTDAAGLTNADGIAGLERYRELFGDRCYALAELHCGPRDEQLLDEWLALCRRARVPLVAAGDVYYYRRSRLPLADVLTATRLGCTVAEAGDALFPNAERYLKDPEEMALRFAPARGTVERSCEIAARATFSLDELRYEYPEELAPAGETPLDYLARLTWSGAAERYPGGVPEKVRRLVEHELELIAQLRYEAYFLTVYDLVRFARSRGILCQGRGSAANSAVCFCLGVTPVDPERLDVLFERFISRERAEAPDIDIDFEHERREEVLQYIYEKYGRDRAGITAEVISYRSRSAVRDVGKALGLSLDRIDKLTKSLDGHHDSRLEERCQDVGLDPDSDVGRQLVTLVGELGGFPRHLGQHVGGMVITRGPLADLVPIENAAMPGRTVIQWNKDDLDALGILKVDCLSLGMLTAIRKCLELVNRTSDVRLPTSDLRPISSPELTLATIPAEDPAVYDMICRADTMGVFQIESRAQMSMLPRLKPREYYDLVIEVAIVRPGPIQGDMVHPYLRRRAGEEPVNYPSEAIREVLHKTLGVPLFQEQAMRLAVVAAGFTPGEADQLRRAMGAWRRTGVIEQFRKKLIDGMLARGLSAEFAEQVFHQIRGFGEYGFPESHAASFALLVYASAWLKCYHPAAFCCALINSQPMGFYAPAQLVRNLREHGGEVRGIDVNYSDWDCTLEKYEGQSAKDETKADDARFRTSHFALCTCLRLGLRMLLGLREADARRIEEVRQAGPFQSLDDFVRRTKLSRSVVALLSEADAFGSLAMNRRDAMWQALALDHRPDRTPLLDSLSNFEEPPALPPLSPREEVVVDYQTAGLSLRAHPLQFHREQLAALEIVPASKLAELVNSSFVRVAGLVLVRQRPGTAKGITFVTLEDETGVANLIIRQDVWQRFHRAARTAAALIAHGRLQSQDGIIHVLVTRLVDLSEQLKGLNSQSRDFR; this is encoded by the coding sequence ATGCCTGACCAACCTCCCTCCAGCAAACGTCCGCCGATTGTTGCCGCGCCGACGCCGCGGGGGGGCGCGGTGCGCTATGCGGAGCTGCATTGCAAAACGAATTTCTCATTTCTTGAAGGGGCTTCGCATCCGGATGAATTGGTGTTGCGGGCCGCGGAACTCGGCTATACAGCGCTAGCCATCACCGATCGGCACAGCTTGGCCGGCGTGGTCCGCGCGCATGAGGCCGCTAAACAAGCGGGACTGAAACTGCTCATCGGCGCCGAGATCGCTCCCACCGATGCACCGGCTGTCGTGCTCTGGGCGACCGATCGGGCCAGTTATGGGCGACTAGCTCAATTGATCACCCGCGGTTGCCGGCGGTCGGAGAAGGGAAAATGTCAAGTCACGCTGGCCGACGTGGCCGACCATGCCGCGGGGCTGTTGGCAGGGGTATTATTAACTTCGATGGCGCAATCACTCCCTCTCCCTCTGGGAGAGGGCCGGGGTGAGGGGGAAGCAATATCCATCGCCGCTTCCCCTCACCCTAAACCTCTCCCTCTGGGAGAGGGAACGACGGATGCCGCCGGCCTCACCAATGCCGACGGCATAGCCGGCCTGGAGCGCTATCGCGAATTGTTCGGCGATCGGTGTTATGCACTGGCCGAATTGCATTGCGGGCCCCGCGACGAGCAGCTCTTAGACGAATGGCTCGCGCTCTGTCGGCGGGCGCGGGTGCCGTTGGTTGCCGCGGGAGACGTGTATTACTATCGCCGCAGCCGGTTGCCGCTGGCCGACGTGCTCACCGCCACGCGCCTCGGTTGCACGGTGGCCGAGGCGGGCGATGCGCTCTTTCCCAACGCCGAACGCTATCTCAAAGACCCGGAGGAGATGGCCCTGCGATTCGCCCCTGCGCGCGGGACCGTCGAGCGAAGCTGCGAGATCGCCGCTCGAGCGACATTTTCGCTCGATGAGCTGCGCTACGAGTATCCAGAAGAACTTGCCCCCGCCGGAGAAACGCCGCTCGACTATCTCGCTCGGCTCACGTGGTCTGGAGCAGCCGAGCGCTATCCCGGCGGAGTGCCCGAAAAAGTTCGCCGCCTGGTGGAGCACGAATTGGAGTTGATCGCCCAATTGCGCTACGAGGCCTATTTTCTCACGGTCTACGATCTGGTGCGGTTCGCGCGCAGCCGCGGCATTCTTTGCCAGGGGCGCGGCTCGGCCGCCAACTCGGCCGTCTGCTTTTGTCTCGGCGTGACGCCCGTCGATCCCGAGCGGCTGGACGTGCTCTTCGAGCGGTTTATCAGCCGCGAGCGTGCCGAAGCGCCGGACATCGACATCGACTTCGAGCACGAGCGGCGCGAGGAGGTGCTGCAATACATCTATGAGAAATACGGCCGCGATCGGGCCGGCATCACCGCCGAGGTGATCAGCTACCGCTCGCGATCGGCCGTGCGCGACGTGGGAAAAGCGCTCGGCCTGTCGCTCGACCGGATCGACAAGCTGACCAAGAGCCTCGACGGCCATCACGACAGTCGGCTCGAGGAGCGCTGCCAGGACGTGGGACTCGATCCCGATTCGGACGTCGGAAGGCAGCTCGTCACGCTCGTCGGCGAACTCGGCGGCTTTCCGCGGCATCTCGGCCAACACGTCGGCGGGATGGTGATCACGCGCGGGCCGCTGGCCGATTTGGTGCCGATCGAAAACGCCGCGATGCCCGGCCGCACAGTGATCCAGTGGAACAAAGACGATCTCGATGCGCTGGGGATCCTGAAAGTCGATTGCCTATCGCTCGGCATGCTCACGGCGATTCGCAAATGCCTGGAGTTGGTTAACCGGACTTCCGACGTCCGACTTCCGACCTCCGACCTCCGGCCGATCTCCTCGCCGGAGCTGACGCTGGCCACCATCCCGGCTGAGGATCCCGCGGTTTACGACATGATCTGCCGGGCCGACACGATGGGTGTGTTTCAGATCGAAAGCCGGGCGCAGATGAGCATGCTGCCGCGATTGAAGCCGCGCGAGTATTACGATCTGGTGATCGAGGTGGCGATCGTGCGACCGGGCCCGATTCAAGGAGACATGGTGCACCCGTATCTTCGCCGCCGCGCCGGCGAGGAGCCGGTCAACTATCCCAGCGAAGCGATTCGCGAGGTGCTGCACAAAACGCTCGGCGTGCCGCTATTTCAGGAGCAGGCGATGCGGTTGGCCGTCGTGGCGGCCGGGTTCACGCCGGGCGAGGCCGACCAGCTTCGCCGCGCGATGGGGGCCTGGCGGCGCACCGGCGTGATCGAGCAGTTCCGCAAAAAGTTGATCGACGGGATGCTTGCCCGCGGGCTGTCGGCTGAATTTGCCGAGCAAGTATTCCATCAGATTCGCGGCTTCGGCGAATATGGATTTCCCGAATCCCATGCGGCGAGCTTCGCGCTGTTGGTTTATGCCTCGGCCTGGCTCAAGTGTTATCATCCGGCCGCGTTCTGCTGCGCGCTCATCAATAGCCAGCCGATGGGTTTTTACGCCCCCGCCCAACTCGTGCGCAATCTCCGCGAGCACGGCGGCGAGGTCCGCGGCATCGACGTGAACTATAGCGATTGGGACTGCACGCTAGAGAAGTACGAAGGACAAAGTGCGAAGGACGAAACGAAGGCGGACGATGCCCGTTTTCGTACGTCGCACTTCGCACTTTGTACTTGCCTCCGGCTTGGCCTGCGGATGCTGCTGGGGTTGCGCGAGGCGGATGCGCGGCGGATCGAGGAGGTTCGACAGGCGGGGCCATTCCAATCGCTCGACGATTTTGTTCGCCGCACCAAGTTGAGCCGCTCCGTGGTCGCGCTGCTGTCCGAGGCGGATGCATTCGGCTCGCTCGCGATGAACCGGCGGGACGCGATGTGGCAAGCGCTCGCGCTCGATCATCGGCCGGATCGGACGCCGCTGCTGGATAGCCTCTCCAATTTCGAGGAGCCGCCGGCTCTGCCGCCGCTCTCGCCAAGAGAAGAAGTGGTGGTCGACTATCAGACGGCCGGCCTTTCGCTGCGGGCGCATCCGCTTCAGTTCCACCGCGAGCAACTCGCGGCGCTTGAGATCGTGCCCGCTTCCAAGCTGGCGGAGCTAGTGAACAGCTCGTTCGTGCGCGTGGCCGGATTGGTGCTGGTGCGGCAGCGTCCCGGCACGGCCAAGGGGATCACGTTCGTCACGCTCGAAGACGAAACGGGCGTGGCCAATCTCATCATCCGCCAAGACGTTTGGCAGCGGTTCCACCGCGCCGCCCGCACCGCCGCCGCTCTCATCGCCCATGGCCGCCTGCAAAGCCAAGACGGGATCATTCACGTACTCGTCACGCGGCTGGTCGATCTCTCCGAGCAACTCAAAGGACTAAACTCACAATCGCGAGATTTTCGTTGA
- a CDS encoding DNA polymerase Y family protein, translated as MNRVLWIWLPDWPLQRLAAARPELSAIEAHDLAADRAALVELAQWCERFSPAVAIESAECPDGLALDVTGLGPLFGGEAALAERVVREFRERGLSVCVAIADTLGAAWAAAKWRVTSDKWQVASGKQMSVSPSASSPLAPNLPPATCHLPLPCIIPPGGSLSVLAPLPVAALRLPEETVDLLAAVGIRTIEQVAALPRASLSTRFGPQLLKHLDWATGATSELLVPHRAAPQLAAEWAFESPVDSAEAIEQVLEELIRRVSKPLAARDEGALSFVCRIDCADRERIALPVGLFRPSASPKHLWELLRLRLETIRLAAPVAALGIEVTVADRIAHEQQDLFAPDRSRDVPRHLAALVERLSSRLGREAVVRPCLLPDAQPEYASVDLPWTGVRGSGKWQVADAKTSLTAKKNRLWKGGQSPFSPRHPHPGPLPSREREKSKTASGGSCVQLGVRPLWLADRPVPISVISVVPAGPPAQFHFDGVDYRIARSWGPERIETGWWRAGNRGSASGTPARPSPESRVPNPAFGIRRDYYRIETTSGHRFWLFRRLADTRWFLHGEFG; from the coding sequence ATGAATCGAGTGCTGTGGATTTGGCTTCCCGATTGGCCGCTCCAGCGGCTGGCGGCCGCTCGACCGGAGCTTAGCGCGATCGAAGCACACGATCTGGCGGCGGATCGGGCGGCGCTGGTGGAACTGGCTCAGTGGTGTGAGCGATTCAGCCCGGCGGTGGCGATCGAATCGGCCGAGTGTCCCGACGGCTTGGCACTGGATGTGACTGGGCTGGGGCCGCTATTCGGCGGCGAAGCGGCCTTGGCCGAGCGCGTCGTGCGCGAGTTTCGCGAGCGAGGCTTGTCGGTTTGCGTGGCGATCGCCGACACGCTGGGCGCCGCCTGGGCGGCGGCGAAGTGGCGAGTGACGAGTGACAAGTGGCAGGTGGCAAGTGGCAAGCAGATGTCCGTATCGCCTTCCGCGTCGTCTCCGCTTGCGCCCAATTTGCCACCTGCCACTTGTCACTTGCCACTTCCTTGCATCATCCCGCCCGGCGGATCGCTTTCCGTCTTAGCGCCGCTGCCCGTCGCGGCCTTGCGATTGCCGGAGGAAACGGTCGATCTGCTGGCGGCGGTGGGTATCCGCACGATCGAGCAGGTTGCCGCGTTGCCCCGGGCCAGCCTCTCGACGCGCTTCGGCCCACAGCTTCTCAAACATCTCGATTGGGCGACCGGCGCGACGAGCGAATTGCTCGTGCCGCATCGCGCGGCCCCGCAACTGGCCGCCGAGTGGGCGTTCGAATCGCCCGTCGATTCTGCCGAGGCCATCGAGCAAGTGCTGGAGGAATTGATCCGCCGCGTCAGCAAGCCGCTCGCTGCGCGCGACGAGGGGGCGCTCAGCTTCGTTTGCCGGATCGATTGCGCGGATCGCGAGCGGATCGCTTTGCCGGTCGGCTTGTTTCGTCCCAGCGCCTCGCCCAAGCATCTTTGGGAGCTGCTTCGTCTGCGATTGGAAACGATCCGTCTGGCGGCGCCGGTGGCGGCGCTCGGCATCGAGGTGACGGTCGCCGATCGGATTGCGCACGAACAGCAAGACCTGTTTGCCCCGGACCGTAGCCGCGATGTGCCGCGGCATTTGGCGGCGCTCGTGGAACGGCTGAGCAGCCGGCTCGGTCGGGAAGCGGTGGTGCGCCCCTGTTTACTTCCCGATGCTCAGCCGGAATACGCCAGCGTCGATCTGCCGTGGACCGGAGTGCGAGGAAGTGGCAAGTGGCAAGTGGCAGACGCCAAGACTTCGTTGACCGCGAAGAAGAACCGCCTATGGAAAGGGGGACAGTCCCCTTTTTCTCCGCGACACCCTCACCCCGGCCCTCTCCCATCAAGGGAGAGGGAGAAGTCGAAGACAGCCTCCGGCGGTTCTTGCGTCCAACTAGGCGTTCGCCCGTTGTGGTTGGCCGATCGTCCCGTGCCGATTTCCGTGATCTCGGTGGTTCCGGCCGGCCCGCCTGCTCAATTCCACTTCGACGGCGTCGATTATCGGATCGCGCGAAGTTGGGGGCCGGAGCGGATCGAAACCGGCTGGTGGCGCGCGGGCAATCGGGGCTCGGCTAGCGGAACGCCGGCGCGTCCAAGTCCCGAGTCCCGAGTCCCGAATCCCGCTTTTGGCATCCGCCGCGATTACTATCGGATCGAAACTACTAGCGGCCATCGCTTCTGGCTCTTCCGCCGCCTCGCCGACACCCGCTGGTTTTTACACGGCGAATTCGGATGA
- a CDS encoding DoxX family protein yields MQYWIDRGRRGYLAFVWGLSYLQDLFLLIVRLYWGSMLVRSGWNKFADLDGTTKFFESLGIFWPKANAVLSGATELGCGALLVVGLAARLAAVPLAFNMLVAFATNSGDRFRALFTNPNDFVTAPEFLYLLACLLVLLFGSGTISLDGLLGLFLGRLPAEGGAARAALSTNAVESMSPGRREFAKLMVAALAGLTAGVLIRRAATPPAEIGNAKEKTDSAKSPQDDKAVESTASSTISMEAKAPSGTDPDLMLAGDLHVCRGLNTCKGKGKDHKNSCAGQGDCATVASHACNGLNDCKGHGGCDGTAGINRCNGKGACAVPLKDETWKLARARFERLAKAKDLKIGAAPAKS; encoded by the coding sequence ATGCAATACTGGATTGATCGAGGCCGGCGCGGTTATCTGGCTTTCGTCTGGGGCCTGTCTTATCTTCAAGATTTATTTCTGTTGATCGTGCGGCTCTACTGGGGCTCGATGCTTGTCAGGAGCGGTTGGAACAAGTTTGCCGATCTCGATGGAACTACGAAGTTCTTCGAAAGTCTGGGGATCTTTTGGCCAAAGGCTAACGCCGTGCTTTCCGGCGCGACCGAGTTGGGATGCGGCGCGCTCCTGGTGGTTGGCTTGGCCGCGCGGCTGGCCGCCGTGCCGCTCGCGTTCAATATGCTGGTGGCATTTGCCACCAATAGCGGCGACCGGTTTCGCGCCCTATTCACCAACCCGAATGATTTCGTCACGGCACCGGAGTTTCTATATCTCCTCGCCTGCCTGCTCGTCTTGTTGTTCGGCTCCGGCACGATTTCGCTCGACGGCCTGTTGGGATTATTCCTCGGGCGATTGCCGGCCGAAGGAGGCGCGGCGCGCGCAGCGCTTTCCACAAACGCGGTCGAATCGATGAGTCCCGGCCGGCGCGAATTCGCGAAGTTGATGGTGGCGGCCCTCGCCGGTTTGACCGCCGGAGTCTTGATCCGCCGCGCGGCTACCCCGCCGGCGGAGATTGGCAACGCGAAGGAGAAAACCGATTCGGCAAAATCGCCGCAGGACGATAAGGCCGTGGAAAGCACCGCCTCAAGCACAATTAGCATGGAGGCGAAAGCGCCCTCGGGCACCGATCCCGATCTCATGCTGGCCGGCGATCTTCACGTTTGCCGCGGATTGAACACCTGCAAGGGGAAAGGCAAAGACCACAAGAATTCCTGCGCCGGCCAAGGCGACTGCGCCACGGTCGCCAGCCACGCTTGTAATGGCCTGAACGATTGCAAAGGGCATGGAGGCTGCGACGGCACGGCCGGCATCAATCGCTGCAACGGCAAAGGGGCCTGCGCCGTGCCGCTCAAAGACGAGACCTGGAAACTCGCCCGCGCTAGATTCGAGCGGCTCGCCAAAGCCAAGGACCTGAAGATCGGCGCCGCCCCGGCGAAAAGCTAG